The stretch of DNA TAGCGTATTCCTAGTTATGTCATTTTTCTTCACTGTCTTAGCGTTTGCCTAGCCGTAATTATGGGTTCCTTTGACTACTTTAACCCCAAATTTTTCTTCAATCTTTTGAGCCAGTTCGTCCACGTCCATGTACGGGCAGCTTGGCCAGGATTTGACCATACAGGTGGAAAAGTGAACAGCATCAAAATCAACATTCTTTTTCACGCAGCCGATATTAGCTATCAGCTGGCGCCCGTTGCATTCGCATTCCAAAAAGCCAACCACTTGAACGTTATCTGCATAACCTGCAAATTCCCCTTCCTTGTCGTTGGCGGCTTTCAGACACTTCCATTCACCGGGACAACCATATCCCTGGGACGCATAAGAACCGCAGGCAACAATTAAAACTTTCATCCTAATCTCTCCTTTCCATTTACCAAACCTAAAGTTATTTATTCATTGTTTCGATGCCAATATTATTAAATCCTGTTTTGCTCTGATCACAAAATTAAAGTTATGAAATTATGCTTAAAATGGCCAAATAGAACGATTGTCCATAAATACCTGTGAAATTGCTGCCTTTTGCTTTGTTTTTGACGTTTGCTCAAAATAGGAACAATTTAGTATAGTAATTATAAATAATATTTACACTAACTTTATTGTGTTTTCTTTCTATTGCTTCGACTATATATGTTTTACGGCCTGGAAGAGTATGAAGATGCAGGTTGCATTTTCGTAAAATTCAAATTAAGGGTGGGTGGTGAAAAAAACAACCTTAAACTGTTTAATTAACTAATGTTAAAACAACTAAGGAGGTCGAATTAATGCCAAGGTTTAGAGATCCAAGCCTGACCAGCCGGCCCTCGAACAAATCACCGCGGGTTATTGATCCCAAAAATATTAAGCGGTCTGTTGACCCTGCGGTCTTGGAAATGATCGATGTGGCCAAAGAAAAAGGTGTAATTACAGCTTTTGACCGGGTACTGGCCCAGCAGCCGCAATGTCAATTCGGTTATAAAGGTATTTGCTGCCGTTTCTGCATGATGGGTCCCTGCCGTATTAAAGCTGATGAAGGCCCTGCCAGCAGGGGTATCTGTGGTGCTAATGCCTGGACCATTGTGGCCCGTAGCGTTGGCCTGATGATCCTTACGGGTTGCGCGTCCCACGCCCAGCACGGTAACCATATTGCCCACGTGCTGGAGATGATCGCCGAAGGCCAAGCGCCGGATTATTCCATTAAGGATCCGGAAAAGCTGATTAGAATATGTAAAAAGGTAGATATAGAAACCGAAGGTAAAGATAATAATACCTTGGCCAAAGAACTGGCTGAAAAAGCACTGGATGACTTCAAACGGCTTAAAGGTGAAGGCGAAGCCACCTGGGTTAATAAGATGCTTATTGATAAAAGACTTGAAAATTACCGTGAACGTAATGTAATGCCCCACGGCATTCATGCCACCATTTCCGACCTGGTTACCCAGGCTCACGTGGGTATGGACAATGACCCGGTCAACATAGTATTCAGTGCAGTGCGCGTTGGTCTGGCCGACCTGGCCGGCAAATGGATTGCCACCGACCTTTCCGATATTATCTTCGGCACCCCTCAACCCGTTGTTAGCGAGGCTAACATGGGAGTGCTTGAGCCTAAGAAAGTTAATATTATATTACACGGCCATAACCCGCTGCTCAGCGAAATGATCGTTGCTGCGGCCCGCGAGTTGGAAGACGAAGCTAAAGCAGCCGGAGCCGAAGGTATACAGCTCTCCGGTATCTGCTGTACCGGTAACGAAGTGCTTATGCGCCAAGGGGTACCCCTGGTTACCTCTTTCTCCTCCCAGGAACTGGCCATTTGCACCGGCGCCGTAGACTGCATGGTAGTTGACGTACAGTGCATTATGCCGGGCTTGAACACCGTAGCCCAATGCTTCGGTACTAAACTGATAACAACCGCAGATCTTGTTAAAAACCCTGGTACCATGCACATCGACTATCAGGAAGCTACGGCCATGGAAAACGCCAAGGAAGTAATCCGTTATGGCATCGAAGCTTTCAAAGAGCGCGGCAACCGACCGGTCCATATTCCCAATATTAAGAACAAGGTTGTGGCCGGCTGGAGTATTGAAGCACTCTTAGAACTGTTCGGCAAAGTTAACCCTGAAAATCCCATCCGGGTACTTAACGAAGCCATCCTTAACGGTGAATTAAAAGGTGTAGCCTTTATGGTAGGCTGCTCCAACCTGAAAACCTTCCAGGATCAGGCTCATATTGAAATTGCCAAAGGCATGTTGAAAAACGATGTATTTGTTATTTCAACCGGTTGCCATGCCCAGGCCTGCGCCAAGGTCGGCATGATGGATCCGGATAATGTTGATCAATATTGCGGGGAAGGACTGAAGAGCTTCCTCAATCGCCTCAATGAAAAGTCGGGCCTCAGTGTAGGTCTGCCTCCGGTATTCCACATTGGCTCTTGTGTGGACAACTCTCGTGGTGCCGAGCTATTAATGCTGATGGCGGAAGATCTCGGCGTAGATACCCCGAAAGTGCCGTTTGTAGCTTCTGCTCCTGAGGCCATGAGTGGTAAAGCTACCAGTATTGGCACCTGGTGCTTGGATATCGGTATGCCTACTCACGTGGGCACTATGCCTCCTGTTGAGGGCTGTGACCTTATTTACAGCATCCTCACCCAGATAGCCGGCGACGTGTTTGGCGGTTATTTTATTCTCGAGCCCGATATCGAAGTATCTATCCAAAAATTGCTTAATGCCCTGGAGTACAGAACCTGGAAACTGGGCGTACACCGTCGGGTAGCCGAGGATTTGGAAACCAGCCTGTGTCAAAACTGGTAAAATACCACGAAAGGGAGGGAAATAGATAGTGAGCGAAGCCATTAACTTTGATCAAATTTTCGAAGGCGCCATAGAAGCGGGCAAGGAGCCCAAAAAGCTGTTCAAGGAAGCCTACGAGGGCACCATTACCGCACTTAGCTACGCGGAGATCCTGCTCAACCAGGCTATTCGCACCTACGGCAAGGACCAGTCCGTGGGTTATCCGGATACTGCTTATTATCTGCCCGTCATCCGCTGCTTAAGCGGTGAAGAAATTAAGACTCTGGGCGACTGTGTACCGGTGCTCAACCGTATGCGCGCCGCCGTTAAAGAAGAGAAAACCTTTGCCAATGCCCGCAAGTGGGGCGAAGCTACCTGGTACGCCGCCGATATCATCGAGGCCGTCAGGTATATTAAAAATACTCCCGAAAATCCGCTGCATGTATCTCCTTGGACCGGGTTCGTCGGCGACCCCGGGGTGCGCCAGTACGGCACCAAACTGGTGGACTGGACCATTCCCGGCGAAGCCGTTATTTTGGGCCGCGCTAAAGACAGCAAGTCCGCCAAAAAGATTGTGGACAGCCTGATGGCCAAAGGCCTGATGCTGTTCCTGTGCGACGAGATAATTGAACAACTGCTTGAAGAAGGCGTCAAGCTGGGTGTGGATTACGCTGCTTTCCCGCTGGGCAATTTCACCCAGGTAGTACACGCCGCCAACTACGCCCTGCGGGCCGGCATGATGTTCGGCGGCATTAAGCCGGGCGCTTACGACGCCCAGCGTGACTACCAGCACCGCCGCGTGCTGGCCTTCATCCTTTACCTGGGCGAACACGACATGGTCAAGACCGCCGCCGCCATGGGCGCCATCAACGTGGGCTTCCCGGTCATCACCGACCAGGAACTGCCCGAGGACAAGCAAATTAAAGACTGGTTCGTCAGCGAGCCCGACTATGACAAGATCGTGCAAACCTGCCTTGAGGTACGGGGCATTAAAATCACCTCTGTGGATATCGACGTACCTATTACCGTGGGTCCCGCCTTTGAAGGTGAGTCCATTCGTAAGAAAGATATGTACGTTGAATTCGGCGGCACCAAGACCCCTGGCTTCGAGCTAGTGCGTATGGCCGATGACACTATTGAAGACGGCAAAATCGAGCTGATCGGCCCGGACGTCGACACCGTACCCGAGGGCAGCCGGATGCCCATCGGTATCGTCGTAGACGTATACGGCCGTAAGATGGAAGAAGACTTTGAGCCCGTGCTGGAGCGTCGCATCCACTACTTCTCCAACTACGGCGAAGGTTTATGGCACACGGCTCAGCGGGATATCAACTGGATGCGCATCAGTAAAGACGCCTATGCCAAGGGCTTCCGTATTAAACACATAGGTGAAATACTGTACGCCAAGTTCAAGTCTGAATTCTCCGCCATTGTAGACCGTATTGCGGTGACCATTTACACTGATGAGCAAAAAGTACTGGAAATGCGTGAAGTGGCCCGGGAATACTATAAGAAGCGTGATGACCGCCTTAAAGAACTGCGGGACGAGAAAGTGGACACCTTCTACTCCTGCACCCTGTGCCAGAGCTTTGCGCCCACCCACGTGTGCGTGATCGCTCCCGAGCGGGTCGGCCTGTGCGGCGCGGTGAGCTGGCTGGATGCCAAGGCGGCTTATGAAATTAACCCGCACGGTGCCAACCAGCCTGTGCCCAAGGAAGGCGTTATCGACGAAGTCAAGGGCCAGTGGAAGTCTTTCAACGAGTTTACCTTTAATAACTCGCAGCGCAGTGTTGAGGCCGTTAACTTCTATACCATCATGGAATACCCGATGACCTCCTGCGGCTGCTTTGAGTGCATCCTGGCCATGGTGCCCGAATGCAACGGCTTTATGGTCGTAAACCGGGAGCACAGTGGTATGACCCCGTCCGGCATGACCTTCTCTACGCTGGCCGGTACCATCGGTGGCGGTGCTCAGATGCCCGGCTTCATGGGTATGGGTAAATCATATCTGGCTTCACCCAAGTTTGTGCCCGCCGACGGCGGTCTGGGCAGGATGGTATGGATGCCCAAAGCACTGAAGGAAGAGCTGCGTGCTGCGCTGGAAGAAGCGGCTGAAAATGCCGGTCTTGGTAAAGATTTTGTGGATAAGATTGCTGACGAGACCGTAGGTACCAGCGGTGAGGAAATCATGTCCTTCCTGGATGAGAAAGGACACCCCGCACTGACTATGGATCCTTTGATGTAATTTTACCTGTTGCTAAGCTGCTTGATTAAGATAGTGGCAGCATTGGTTGATAAATAACCGGCAGGCTACCACCGGTGATGCAGGTTAGACGGAATGAACCGTTAATCTGGGTTTAACGTAATATATCAGGTAGGCCGGGTAGCCTGCAGGTTAATATAAATTTTAAATCTTGGCATACTTTAGCCTCCCCCTGGCCGGATAAAACTCCCCCCGACCAGGGACTTTTTTTGTAAGCAGGTAGCGAGAATGATATTATGCTTTTAACGGTTGGATTGGCATGCATTAGCTGCAACCTTTTTATCAATGTTTGTATGGCCAGGTAGTGACATTTTTATTACAGGGTTTGTCTCTTCATATTTGCTGTATTCGGCATCGTTTATCCAGGGACAATAACAATAATTTTACGGGTTGTTAAAATGGATCAGTAATGGCATAATTATAAAAGCAGCAGCCTACCTGGTTATTATTCAAAATACAGTTCCGAGTTCATTTTATTAAAACTGCTGCCGGCTATTCAATGAACATATAATTTTGTCACTACACTTGCAATCACTGCAACGTTCTACAGGAGCAGTTAGCCTGCCAATAGGTTATTGACTTTTGTTGTTAAAGAAAGTAAAATAGTGATAAATATCACATATAATGTGGGTGGATTAAAAGTGCTGAATAAAGTGTGTATTATGTATAAAGACCATCTCCGGTTAACATTACTGGTGGCCGGTGGGGAAGCTAGAATTACGTATATATACTGGCTGAAAGAGCCACCCTTTCAGATGAAAGATTACGAAAGCTATGAAGGCAAATGGGTGGAGGGCAGTGTTGAGGAACCGGTTATATTATTTAGTGGAACGCCGCAAGGTACGCAAAAAATTGATTTGGCGCCGCATATTGAAGAAACGGAGATTATTCACCAGCTTATTGGGGTGTCGCGTTCTGGTAAGTTAAGCTGGCGTACGGTTTCGGAAAATGAGTATAATGAATTTATGCGTAATCTTGATTATTGACGTGCTGCAGGTCCCCTTGTCCACTACTGGGTAAGGGGGCTTTTTGCTTTTCGAGCCAAACTCTTCCACAGAGCTTTGTCGGGTTTGTGCGGTAAAGGATGCTTGTCTATAGGAATACAGCTTATGATTAACATGACCTGCCACAACCATTCTATGGTTAAAGTTCATCCATAGTAGTGTAAGGGGCATCATGCTCCAGCCAATAGCGGGTTATAAAACCTCAGCCTTATATATGACCACTGGTGTTGTTGGCGTGCGGTGTATTGGTGTCTATTTGGGGTAACATATATCCAAACAATTTAAAGAACGGTAAACATGGGGAGGGATAAGTAATGGTTGTGGGGATATTAACCCTGGAGTTATTACTGGCCGGGGCGGAATCACTAAAAGACAAAAGAAAGGTGTTAAAAAGCCTGTTGGAAAGGCTGAAACATCGCTTTAATATATCGGTAGCGGAGGTTGGCAGACAGGACAATTGGAAATATTCCACGGTAGGCATAAGCGCTGTCAGCGGCGATATGTCGTACATGCAAAACATACTGGACTCGGTAGTGCGATTTGTGGAAAACCATAATGGTGTTGAAGTTATTAGTGTGGAGAAGGAACTTCTTTAATGATAATAATCTTGACTACTTGACTATAATCCACGTAATTGGTAATTGTTTAGCACATTCTCTGCATTGATATCTTTATTTTGAAAGCACATACTTTCAAATAGAGTTATATCACCAGAAGAGACATTTTGCCCGATACGTGCCATTAAAACATTGGCTGGATGTTCTGTTATATCGGGATCGTCGGTGGGGATTTTTTGCATGTCTACACTGCCAAACAGGTTGCATAGCACCTTGCGGTAAGCAAAGGTATCTAGTTTTGTGTTGCCGGTATCCCAGTACCAGCTTATTTCCATAGTGATAACAATGAAATCTTCTAACACTGGATTGGTAAAACCTGCTTGTAAAATATTTTCGGCAATTTTTAAGCGACGCCAGTCCGGGCTAATCTCAATACCACCCAGTTCCAAAACTCGGGGGTGGTTAAACCAGCGGGAGCTTTCATCTGGTCGGTGGAAGGTGATGTAGCCTACTATTTCTTTTTTGTGTCTGGCAATATAAATCATGCCGTGCGGTGTTGTGGTAATCATAATCAGCGCTTCCTTTTGTTTTTTAGCAGGGCGAAAATTTGTAAGTTTACTATTCATGGTCAATCTATCCAGATATAATCCTGGGCAGGGACCTTCAATATATACAACACCCTTTGGTGTATGATAGACAATCTGTCGAATCATGCATAAACCTCCTGGACCATACCGCTAAATTCCTATGATAGGATAATAAGTATATTATATTGCCGCTTAGCTTATTTCTTAACTTTTCAAATATTATAAATGTTGTTTAAGATGTTGTAAAATTATTGTATGTACTAAAGTATTACGTCAAGACCTAATTAAAATATAAAGCCACCTCCTGATTAACCAAGGGGTGGCTATAACTAATCTTGACACTGAGGCACTATACTGTATTCCAAGTGATAAAATAAGTTAAAGCAGGTTCACTGCGTTGCCAAATTTGTTTTGGAACCGCATGCTTTCAAATAGCATCAAGTCGCTGTGGGAGACATTCTGCCCGGTGCGGGCCATCAGTACATTGGCCGGATGCTCTGTTATGTCGGGATCGTCAGTGGGGGTTTTTTTCATACCCACACTGCCAAACAGGTTGCATAATACCTTTTGGTAGGCCCAAATATCCAGTTTTGTGTTGCGGGTGTCCCAATGCCAGCACATTTCCATGGTAATGATAATATAATCCTCCATCACAGGATTGGCAAAGCCTGCTTGCAAAATACTTTCGGCAATTTTTAAGCGGCGCCAGTCTGAACTTATTTCAATACCACCCAATTCTAAAACGCGGGGGTGCTTAATCCAGCGGGAGATTTCATCGGGTCGGTGGAAAGTGATGTAACCAACTATTTCTTTTTCATGCCTGGCTATATAAATCATACCATGGGGCATTTGGGTGATCCTGATCAGCGCCTCTTTTTGTTTATCAGGAGGACGAAAATTGGTTAATTTGTTATTCATGGTCAATTCAGCTAGGTAAGTACCCGGGCATGGACCTTCAATATATATAATTCCCCTGGGTGTTTCGTGGATAACCTGTTGGATCATGCAAAAACCTCCTTGACCACACTGGAATATACCGCTCAGCCTTAGTTTTTAACATGAACATATTATAAATGCTGTTTAAGTACGTTTGCAATACATGGAAATTAAGTGCCTATATTAAAAATTTTCTGTTTATGTGCCATTACTCTGGATTATACCCAGTATTCATAAAAGCGCAGTTGCAGCTCTTTTAGGCTGATTTTGCGGGTGGATATCTTATTTAATATCGTAGCGGCGGTATCCAGGGCATATACGCTAACCCCGATACTCCGGGGATCTACATCATCCAACTCGATCTCATGTCCGCCCAATCCGGCCGAGCGTATTTTGCCCCATAAGCTGGGCAGTATCACCCCAATGTATGGACGGTCAACGGGAACAATAATCACCTCGTATACTTTTTTGCGCACACCGTCGAACTCAAACTCCATTTTCATCACCGGGTCAACCTTAGATTCATAGTTATCCCAATCAATGATGTCTTCGTATATTAAAAGGCCGATACCGAAATGTCTTACCATACCAGTCATTATAAATCCGCCTTTCTAAAATATATTGGTTATTAATTGCTAATGTTCCGCTGGTCGCCTGCCTTAAATTTTTAATATTTTACCCTTTCCTTCAAGGTGATGTGACATCTT from Desulfoscipio gibsoniae DSM 7213 encodes:
- the cooS gene encoding anaerobic carbon-monoxide dehydrogenase catalytic subunit, whose protein sequence is MPRFRDPSLTSRPSNKSPRVIDPKNIKRSVDPAVLEMIDVAKEKGVITAFDRVLAQQPQCQFGYKGICCRFCMMGPCRIKADEGPASRGICGANAWTIVARSVGLMILTGCASHAQHGNHIAHVLEMIAEGQAPDYSIKDPEKLIRICKKVDIETEGKDNNTLAKELAEKALDDFKRLKGEGEATWVNKMLIDKRLENYRERNVMPHGIHATISDLVTQAHVGMDNDPVNIVFSAVRVGLADLAGKWIATDLSDIIFGTPQPVVSEANMGVLEPKKVNIILHGHNPLLSEMIVAAARELEDEAKAAGAEGIQLSGICCTGNEVLMRQGVPLVTSFSSQELAICTGAVDCMVVDVQCIMPGLNTVAQCFGTKLITTADLVKNPGTMHIDYQEATAMENAKEVIRYGIEAFKERGNRPVHIPNIKNKVVAGWSIEALLELFGKVNPENPIRVLNEAILNGELKGVAFMVGCSNLKTFQDQAHIEIAKGMLKNDVFVISTGCHAQACAKVGMMDPDNVDQYCGEGLKSFLNRLNEKSGLSVGLPPVFHIGSCVDNSRGAELLMLMAEDLGVDTPKVPFVASAPEAMSGKATSIGTWCLDIGMPTHVGTMPPVEGCDLIYSILTQIAGDVFGGYFILEPDIEVSIQKLLNALEYRTWKLGVHRRVAEDLETSLCQNW
- a CDS encoding GNAT family N-acetyltransferase, which translates into the protein MIQQVIHETPRGIIYIEGPCPGTYLAELTMNNKLTNFRPPDKQKEALIRITQMPHGMIYIARHEKEIVGYITFHRPDEISRWIKHPRVLELGGIEISSDWRRLKIAESILQAGFANPVMEDYIIITMEMCWHWDTRNTKLDIWAYQKVLCNLFGSVGMKKTPTDDPDITEHPANVLMARTGQNVSHSDLMLFESMRFQNKFGNAVNLL
- a CDS encoding GNAT family N-acetyltransferase; this translates as MIRQIVYHTPKGVVYIEGPCPGLYLDRLTMNSKLTNFRPAKKQKEALIMITTTPHGMIYIARHKKEIVGYITFHRPDESSRWFNHPRVLELGGIEISPDWRRLKIAENILQAGFTNPVLEDFIVITMEISWYWDTGNTKLDTFAYRKVLCNLFGSVDMQKIPTDDPDITEHPANVLMARIGQNVSSGDITLFESMCFQNKDINAENVLNNYQLRGL
- a CDS encoding DUF503 domain-containing protein, with protein sequence MVVGILTLELLLAGAESLKDKRKVLKSLLERLKHRFNISVAEVGRQDNWKYSTVGISAVSGDMSYMQNILDSVVRFVENHNGVEVISVEKELL
- the acsB gene encoding acetyl-CoA decarbonylase/synthase complex subunit alpha/beta, whose amino-acid sequence is MSEAINFDQIFEGAIEAGKEPKKLFKEAYEGTITALSYAEILLNQAIRTYGKDQSVGYPDTAYYLPVIRCLSGEEIKTLGDCVPVLNRMRAAVKEEKTFANARKWGEATWYAADIIEAVRYIKNTPENPLHVSPWTGFVGDPGVRQYGTKLVDWTIPGEAVILGRAKDSKSAKKIVDSLMAKGLMLFLCDEIIEQLLEEGVKLGVDYAAFPLGNFTQVVHAANYALRAGMMFGGIKPGAYDAQRDYQHRRVLAFILYLGEHDMVKTAAAMGAINVGFPVITDQELPEDKQIKDWFVSEPDYDKIVQTCLEVRGIKITSVDIDVPITVGPAFEGESIRKKDMYVEFGGTKTPGFELVRMADDTIEDGKIELIGPDVDTVPEGSRMPIGIVVDVYGRKMEEDFEPVLERRIHYFSNYGEGLWHTAQRDINWMRISKDAYAKGFRIKHIGEILYAKFKSEFSAIVDRIAVTIYTDEQKVLEMREVAREYYKKRDDRLKELRDEKVDTFYSCTLCQSFAPTHVCVIAPERVGLCGAVSWLDAKAAYEINPHGANQPVPKEGVIDEVKGQWKSFNEFTFNNSQRSVEAVNFYTIMEYPMTSCGCFECILAMVPECNGFMVVNREHSGMTPSGMTFSTLAGTIGGGAQMPGFMGMGKSYLASPKFVPADGGLGRMVWMPKALKEELRAALEEAAENAGLGKDFVDKIADETVGTSGEEIMSFLDEKGHPALTMDPLM
- a CDS encoding CGGC domain-containing protein, translating into MKVLIVACGSYASQGYGCPGEWKCLKAANDKEGEFAGYADNVQVVGFLECECNGRQLIANIGCVKKNVDFDAVHFSTCMVKSWPSCPYMDVDELAQKIEEKFGVKVVKGTHNYG